The Paenibacillus sp. FSL W8-0426 region ACCCTTTTTTTAGGTTGAAACGGTTCGGCCTCTACAACGTGATCGACAGGGATAATCCGACGCTGCTCCTCCATTAAATCAAATCCCTCCATCAGCCAAAGACTGTTTTCGCGATGAAGATGCAAAAGGTACAGCTGAACCGTTTTTATTTGCTGGCCTTCCTGGACGGCAACCGTCAAACAGCGATCCGAAAGCAGCATGTGAATGATTTGCTCCAGCATCGGATGGGGAAGATCCGAAAGGTCAAGCAGATCGGGATGATGGGGGTTCGTTCCTTCAAAAAGCAGCAGTTGATTCAACAGGACAAGGTCGTCCTGCTGATTTTGCGAAATAAGGCCAAGCAGCTTTTCCGCCAAAGACTGGCGGCTCTGAAGATAAGGCAGCTGTTGATTTCTTGTCGCCATAAAGGCGATGAACAGCGCTTTGATCTCATTGTCGGTAAAGCGGGCTGCTGGCAGGACCGAGTTGTTCATGACAAAATATCCGCCGTCCCGCCCAACCTCAGCCACAAGCGGCATGCCCATGGATTCAATTTCCTTGATGTCCCGGATGGCCGTCGAACGGGAAATATCGAATTCCCGCATGATTTCCGAGATGGTAAAGCGGGAACGATTGTTGATATACCGCATCATCGTATTAACCCGTTCAACTTTTTTCATGCAGCCTCCTAAACAGTTTCATTTTCTGACATGATTTAAGGTTATTATAAACCTATCAAGGGATAAGACAAAGCCCTGATCAAACCCAAACAAAGGCAGGTTATAAAAATGGCAAATTATACGTTGGAGCAAAAAGAAAGTTTTATGGTATCGGGGATCGGCGTGGAGCTGAAAAGCGACTATACGGACTATGTCGGCATAAACAAAGAGAAGTCCGATTTCTGGACGGCGATCGAAGACAATGGGAAGCTTGAAGCGTTAAAATCCATTGCCACGAACGACTATATTTT contains the following coding sequences:
- a CDS encoding HTH domain-containing protein encodes the protein MKKVERVNTMMRYINNRSRFTISEIMREFDISRSTAIRDIKEIESMGMPLVAEVGRDGGYFVMNNSVLPAARFTDNEIKALFIAFMATRNQQLPYLQSRQSLAEKLLGLISQNQQDDLVLLNQLLLFEGTNPHHPDLLDLSDLPHPMLEQIIHMLLSDRCLTVAVQEGQQIKTVQLYLLHLHRENSLWLMEGFDLMEEQRRIIPVDHVVEAEPFQPKKRVSAKKIMEALHEQKQKSNLTLELGPKAIAQFRKYHPLKASLAYTNPFQTTALLKMYVQVDHPEELTEIANWLLFLGEDIQFKEVPEEVLYSVKNRLGSFCP